The proteins below are encoded in one region of Oncorhynchus nerka isolate Pitt River linkage group LG15, Oner_Uvic_2.0, whole genome shotgun sequence:
- the LOC115142467 gene encoding arf-GAP with dual PH domain-containing protein 2-like isoform X3: MASPERNKKILLDMVKQPSNDHCADCGAPEPDWASYKLGVFVCVNCSGTHRDFPAISRIKSIRLDFWDDSLVEFMKTRGNAAANAFYEKCVPPFYYRPQEKDCVVLKDQWIRAKYERREFTGENNSLQQVYSSGLYEGILWKKGKDNKQFLKRRFLLSETDFTLRYFTKEDSKKPKAVISMKDINAVFQPEKIGHAHGLQISYLEEERTRNLFVYHDNSQEIVSCFNAIRATRFAYLKKVDPNARECDLVPLISRSSIKEGYMEKTGPTQWETFKKRWFVLNLTDRKMSYFKTSLDALELGAVFIGTEFHGYSVREVQPKGNRSGRWRFGVTLETPDRQFVFLCDQEQDQREWIEAFKLLRQT, translated from the exons ATGGCAAGTCCGGAGAGAAATAAGAAGATTTTGCTTGATATGGTGAAACAGCCCAGCAACGACCATTGTGCCGACTGTGGGGCCCCTG AGCCAGACTGGGCCTCATACAAACttggtgtgtttgtatgtgtgaacTGTTCTGGGACACATCGGGACTTTCCTGCCATCAGCCGGATAAAGTCCATACGCTTGGATTTCTGGGATGATTCCCTAGTAGAG TTTATGAAGACAAGGGGTAACGCAGCAGCCAATGCGTTCTATGAGAAGTGTGTTCCTCCCTTCTACTACCGGCCACAGGAGAAGGACTGTGT TGTTCTTAAAGATCAGTGGATACGGGCTAAGTATGAGAGGAGAGAATTCACAGGAGAGAATAACTCCCTTCAACAAGTTTATAGTTCAG GACTTTACGAAGGAATACTATGGAAGAAAGGCAAGGACAACAAGCAGTTCCTGAAAAGGAGATTCCTGCTCTCTGAAACTGACTTTACCTTGAGATACTTCACCAAGGAGGAT TCCAAGAAGCCCAAAGCAGTCATCTCTATGAAGGACATCAATGCCGTGTTCCAGCCGGAAAAGATAGGCCACGCCCACGGGCTGCAAATCTCCTACCTGGAGGAAGAACGGACCAGAAACCTGTTTGTTTACCATGACAACAGCCAG gAAATTGTGTCCTGTTTCAATGCAATTCGGGCCACCCGGTTTGCTTACCTCAAGAAAGTCGACCCTAATGCCAGGGAGTGTGAC CTCGTACCTTTGATAAGCAGAAGTAGCATTAAAGAAGGCTACATGGAGAAAACCGGCCCAACG CAATGGGAGACATTCAAGAAGAGATGGTTCGTCTTAAACTTAACGGACAGAAAGATGTCCTACTTCAAAACTTCACTG GATGCTTTGGAACTGGGAGCTGTCTTCATCGGCACAGAGTTCCATGGCTACTCTGTGAGGGAGGTCCAGCCTAAGGGGAACCGCAGTGGCAGGTGGAGGTTCGGGGTCACCTTGGAGACGCCAGACAGGCAGTTTGTCTTCCTGTGTGACCAGGAGCAGGACCAGAGGGAGTGGATAGAAGCCTTCAAACTA CTGAGGCAAACATGA
- the LOC115142467 gene encoding arf-GAP with dual PH domain-containing protein 2-like isoform X2, whose protein sequence is MASPERNKKILLDMVKQPSNDHCADCGAPEPDWASYKLGVFVCVNCSGTHRDFPAISRIKSIRLDFWDDSLVEFMKTRGNAAANAFYEKCVPPFYYRPQEKDCVVLKDQWIRAKYERREFTGENNSLQQVYSSGLYEGILWKKGKDNKQFLKRRFLLSETDFTLRYFTKEDSKKPKAVISMKDINAVFQPEKIGHAHGLQISYLEEERTRNLFVYHDNSQEIVSCFNAIRATRFAYLKKVDPNARECDLVPLISRSSIKEGYMEKTGPTQWETFKKRWFVLNLTDRKMSYFKTSLDALELGAVFIGTEFHGYSVREVQPKGNRSGRWRFGVTLETPDRQFVFLCDQEQDQREWIEAFKLVISQPMLPQHYNTEANMRRMTK, encoded by the exons ATGGCAAGTCCGGAGAGAAATAAGAAGATTTTGCTTGATATGGTGAAACAGCCCAGCAACGACCATTGTGCCGACTGTGGGGCCCCTG AGCCAGACTGGGCCTCATACAAACttggtgtgtttgtatgtgtgaacTGTTCTGGGACACATCGGGACTTTCCTGCCATCAGCCGGATAAAGTCCATACGCTTGGATTTCTGGGATGATTCCCTAGTAGAG TTTATGAAGACAAGGGGTAACGCAGCAGCCAATGCGTTCTATGAGAAGTGTGTTCCTCCCTTCTACTACCGGCCACAGGAGAAGGACTGTGT TGTTCTTAAAGATCAGTGGATACGGGCTAAGTATGAGAGGAGAGAATTCACAGGAGAGAATAACTCCCTTCAACAAGTTTATAGTTCAG GACTTTACGAAGGAATACTATGGAAGAAAGGCAAGGACAACAAGCAGTTCCTGAAAAGGAGATTCCTGCTCTCTGAAACTGACTTTACCTTGAGATACTTCACCAAGGAGGAT TCCAAGAAGCCCAAAGCAGTCATCTCTATGAAGGACATCAATGCCGTGTTCCAGCCGGAAAAGATAGGCCACGCCCACGGGCTGCAAATCTCCTACCTGGAGGAAGAACGGACCAGAAACCTGTTTGTTTACCATGACAACAGCCAG gAAATTGTGTCCTGTTTCAATGCAATTCGGGCCACCCGGTTTGCTTACCTCAAGAAAGTCGACCCTAATGCCAGGGAGTGTGAC CTCGTACCTTTGATAAGCAGAAGTAGCATTAAAGAAGGCTACATGGAGAAAACCGGCCCAACG CAATGGGAGACATTCAAGAAGAGATGGTTCGTCTTAAACTTAACGGACAGAAAGATGTCCTACTTCAAAACTTCACTG GATGCTTTGGAACTGGGAGCTGTCTTCATCGGCACAGAGTTCCATGGCTACTCTGTGAGGGAGGTCCAGCCTAAGGGGAACCGCAGTGGCAGGTGGAGGTTCGGGGTCACCTTGGAGACGCCAGACAGGCAGTTTGTCTTCCTGTGTGACCAGGAGCAGGACCAGAGGGAGTGGATAGAAGCCTTCAAACTAGTAATCTCCCAGCCTATGCTACCGCAGCACTACAACA CTGAGGCAAACATGAGAAGGATGACAAAATGA
- the LOC115142467 gene encoding arf-GAP with dual PH domain-containing protein 2-like isoform X1, which produces MASPERNKKILLDMVKQPSNDHCADCGAPEPDWASYKLGVFVCVNCSGTHRDFPAISRIKSIRLDFWDDSLVEFMKTRGNAAANAFYEKCVPPFYYRPQEKDCVVLKDQWIRAKYERREFTGENNSLQQVYSSGLYEGILWKKGKDNKQFLKRRFLLSETDFTLRYFTKEDSKKPKAVISMKDINAVFQPEKIGHAHGLQISYLEEERTRNLFVYHDNSQEIVSCFNAIRATRFAYLKKVDPNARECDLVPLISRSSIKEGYMEKTGPTQWETFKKRWFVLNLTDRKMSYFKTSLDALELGAVFIGTEFHGYSVREVQPKGNRSGRWRFGVTLETPDRQFVFLCDQEQDQREWIEAFKLVISQPMLPQHYNSMKTIHCSPCLQYTSSMRLTIIVKVVNDRKLYF; this is translated from the exons ATGGCAAGTCCGGAGAGAAATAAGAAGATTTTGCTTGATATGGTGAAACAGCCCAGCAACGACCATTGTGCCGACTGTGGGGCCCCTG AGCCAGACTGGGCCTCATACAAACttggtgtgtttgtatgtgtgaacTGTTCTGGGACACATCGGGACTTTCCTGCCATCAGCCGGATAAAGTCCATACGCTTGGATTTCTGGGATGATTCCCTAGTAGAG TTTATGAAGACAAGGGGTAACGCAGCAGCCAATGCGTTCTATGAGAAGTGTGTTCCTCCCTTCTACTACCGGCCACAGGAGAAGGACTGTGT TGTTCTTAAAGATCAGTGGATACGGGCTAAGTATGAGAGGAGAGAATTCACAGGAGAGAATAACTCCCTTCAACAAGTTTATAGTTCAG GACTTTACGAAGGAATACTATGGAAGAAAGGCAAGGACAACAAGCAGTTCCTGAAAAGGAGATTCCTGCTCTCTGAAACTGACTTTACCTTGAGATACTTCACCAAGGAGGAT TCCAAGAAGCCCAAAGCAGTCATCTCTATGAAGGACATCAATGCCGTGTTCCAGCCGGAAAAGATAGGCCACGCCCACGGGCTGCAAATCTCCTACCTGGAGGAAGAACGGACCAGAAACCTGTTTGTTTACCATGACAACAGCCAG gAAATTGTGTCCTGTTTCAATGCAATTCGGGCCACCCGGTTTGCTTACCTCAAGAAAGTCGACCCTAATGCCAGGGAGTGTGAC CTCGTACCTTTGATAAGCAGAAGTAGCATTAAAGAAGGCTACATGGAGAAAACCGGCCCAACG CAATGGGAGACATTCAAGAAGAGATGGTTCGTCTTAAACTTAACGGACAGAAAGATGTCCTACTTCAAAACTTCACTG GATGCTTTGGAACTGGGAGCTGTCTTCATCGGCACAGAGTTCCATGGCTACTCTGTGAGGGAGGTCCAGCCTAAGGGGAACCGCAGTGGCAGGTGGAGGTTCGGGGTCACCTTGGAGACGCCAGACAGGCAGTTTGTCTTCCTGTGTGACCAGGAGCAGGACCAGAGGGAGTGGATAGAAGCCTTCAAACTAGTAATCTCCCAGCCTATGCTACCGCAGCACTACAACAGTATGAAGACCATTCACTGTTCACCATGTTTACAATATACCAGCAGCATGAGACTTACGATTATTGTAAAAGTGGTCAATGACAGGAAATTATACTTTTGA
- the tefm gene encoding transcription elongation factor, mitochondrial — protein MWVARRFMSLIARRGQYGLFYQPQGSLPKLEFRYLNCTCCWRSRVPVVGFETLNNTLSSSTTPCDDNKSLDAYYTSEQRGVILQLLNNAAESELAAVKLLRGRKSVNIVEYRTRNGPFKNLESVTNVPLLKHKSAVIVFNSILNPPEKEKRKVKIQLAKFIRPEVERTWLAEANSIVSIVCGVNKIAWAHMDRGMNVLEWKHEDCHNFLKGTYMASAYLDDISSVVSHLPTADFFVVEKTSISLQNTALYPVMAHMRTVEAMLFALLEPRYTQPDITAPPKVLNMMRTAVGRHFGLMVGDSRTSGAQTMQQMMTESVTQKIPRVTFPHNLLVKYRNSFQMGGRSRGEELCDAMLQAVAFYELLSESS, from the exons ATGTGGGTTGCAAGGCGATTTATGTCTTTAATCGCCCGGAGAG GGCAGTATGGCTTATTCTACCAACCCCAGGGCTCACTCCCCAAACTAGAATTCCGGTATCTCAACTGCACGTGCTGCTGGAGGAGTCGGGTCCCAGTCGTAGGCTTTGAAACCCTTAATAACACCCTCTCTTCATCTACTACTCCTTGCGACGACAACAAGTCGCTGGACGCATACTACACGTCAGAGCAGCGAGGTGTCATTCTGCAGCTCCTCAACAATGCGGCAGAGTCGGAGCTTGCTGCTGTCAAGCTCCTTCGTGGCCGCAAGTCTGTCAACATTGTGGAATACAGGACTAGAAATGGACCTTTTAAAAATCTCGAAAGCGTCACAAATGTGCCGCTTCTGAAACACAAAAGTGCTGTCATTGTCTTCAACTCCATCCTCAACCCTCCGGAGAAGGAGAAAAGAAAAGTAAAGATCCAGCTAGCCaagttcatcagaccagaggtggAAAGGACCTGGCTAGCG GAAGCAAATTCCATAGTGTCCATTGTGTGTGGAGTGAATAAAATAGCCTGGGCGCACATGGATCGTGGCATGAACGTGTTGGAGTGGAAACATGAAGATTGCCACAACTTTCTGAAGGGAACCTACATGGCTTCTGCCTACTTGGATGAC ATATCCAGTGTGGTATCCCACCTCCCCACAGCTGACTTCTTCGTTGTGGAAAAGACATCCATCTCCCTTCAGAACACTGCCCTGTACCCAGTAATGGCTCACATGCGTACAGTGGAGGCTATGCTGTTCGCCCTGCTGGAGCCCCGCTACACCCAGCCTGACATCACTGCTCCACCCAAGGTGCTCAACATGATGCGCACCGCCGTCGGCCGCCATTTTGGCCTCATGGTGGGTGACTCCCGCACTAGCGGGGCCCAGACGATGCAACAGATGATGACGGAGTCAGTGACTCAGAAGATTCCGAGGGTGACATTCCCTCACAACCTGTTGGTGAAATACAGGAATTCCTTCCAGATGGGTGGGCGGAGTCGGGGGGAGGAGCTGTGTGACGCCATGTTGCAGGCTGTGGCGTTTTACGAGCTGCTCAGTGAATCGAGTTAA
- the LOC115142467 gene encoding arf-GAP with dual PH domain-containing protein 2-like isoform X4, giving the protein MKTRGNAAANAFYEKCVPPFYYRPQEKDCVVLKDQWIRAKYERREFTGENNSLQQVYSSGLYEGILWKKGKDNKQFLKRRFLLSETDFTLRYFTKEDSKKPKAVISMKDINAVFQPEKIGHAHGLQISYLEEERTRNLFVYHDNSQEIVSCFNAIRATRFAYLKKVDPNARECDLVPLISRSSIKEGYMEKTGPTQWETFKKRWFVLNLTDRKMSYFKTSLDALELGAVFIGTEFHGYSVREVQPKGNRSGRWRFGVTLETPDRQFVFLCDQEQDQREWIEAFKLVISQPMLPQHYNSMKTIHCSPCLQYTSSMRLTIIVKVVNDRKLYF; this is encoded by the exons ATGAAGACAAGGGGTAACGCAGCAGCCAATGCGTTCTATGAGAAGTGTGTTCCTCCCTTCTACTACCGGCCACAGGAGAAGGACTGTGT TGTTCTTAAAGATCAGTGGATACGGGCTAAGTATGAGAGGAGAGAATTCACAGGAGAGAATAACTCCCTTCAACAAGTTTATAGTTCAG GACTTTACGAAGGAATACTATGGAAGAAAGGCAAGGACAACAAGCAGTTCCTGAAAAGGAGATTCCTGCTCTCTGAAACTGACTTTACCTTGAGATACTTCACCAAGGAGGAT TCCAAGAAGCCCAAAGCAGTCATCTCTATGAAGGACATCAATGCCGTGTTCCAGCCGGAAAAGATAGGCCACGCCCACGGGCTGCAAATCTCCTACCTGGAGGAAGAACGGACCAGAAACCTGTTTGTTTACCATGACAACAGCCAG gAAATTGTGTCCTGTTTCAATGCAATTCGGGCCACCCGGTTTGCTTACCTCAAGAAAGTCGACCCTAATGCCAGGGAGTGTGAC CTCGTACCTTTGATAAGCAGAAGTAGCATTAAAGAAGGCTACATGGAGAAAACCGGCCCAACG CAATGGGAGACATTCAAGAAGAGATGGTTCGTCTTAAACTTAACGGACAGAAAGATGTCCTACTTCAAAACTTCACTG GATGCTTTGGAACTGGGAGCTGTCTTCATCGGCACAGAGTTCCATGGCTACTCTGTGAGGGAGGTCCAGCCTAAGGGGAACCGCAGTGGCAGGTGGAGGTTCGGGGTCACCTTGGAGACGCCAGACAGGCAGTTTGTCTTCCTGTGTGACCAGGAGCAGGACCAGAGGGAGTGGATAGAAGCCTTCAAACTAGTAATCTCCCAGCCTATGCTACCGCAGCACTACAACAGTATGAAGACCATTCACTGTTCACCATGTTTACAATATACCAGCAGCATGAGACTTACGATTATTGTAAAAGTGGTCAATGACAGGAAATTATACTTTTGA